The window TGGCCCGCTGATTGACCGACAGATACATCATCATATACCGTTTGTAACGGCTGTTGTAGGCAACGGTCATTTCAGACGCCGTTCCCCGTGCGACGGGCTCTGCCGCCTGTTCGTCGCGCTCCCAGCCGCCGCCCGTCCAGTATTCGTAGGCCGATTTGTCGAGGAGCTTCGTTTCGCTGACACGCGCCAGATAGACGTTGCCGTAACGTCCCGAATGTGTGCCGTACATATATACCAGCCCGTTTTCCTTCAGATAGGCGATCTGCGTGAAATTGCTGTCGGCATTCCATTTGACGCCCGAACGGGTCCATGCGGCCCCATAATTATCCGAGTAAACGATTTCGCTGTAATTCACCGACCAATAATCGTTATCACCCGTAGGGGTCCAGTCGTGGACACTCATGTAGTTCAGGTACTGACGGGTGCCGACCGCAATGCCTCCCGTAGGAATGCAGGTCACTTCGTATTCCGAACCATCGGGATACTGCCCGGTTTTGGCCCGGGAGACGACGATCTCCTTTACGGCATTGCCGTCCATCAGCATCCCCGAATAATAAAGTCCGTCCGTCAAGTCACGATCCGAAGAGAGTGCGATGGCGTTTGATTTCCAGTTACCGCCTCCGTAGTCGAAATTATCGCCGAATACACACATGACCGTCCCGTTGCCGGCATCCCACATATTGCTGTAATCGGTACGTCCGATATTGAACCGGGCGTCCGTTCGGTTGGGATTGGGAATCGTCTCTCCGCTTTCCGAACGTCCGGTGACGCGCGCCACGAGCGTTATGTTATCCGGCAGCAGCGTCCCAGTTTCGACAGGTTCAGGTCCCGGCGGTTCCGGATCGGGAATCTCCGTATCGGATGCCGACGAGCAATCCGGCAGCAGAAATAGGACGGCAATCAGGAACAACATGCTTCTGATCCCGGATATGGGGCATCTGTCTATTTTAATAAGAATATCCATCATTTTGGCGGAGGTTAATGTTGGAAAGCAGTTCGGAAGAGGGTATCGGATACAATTCGAGATATTTCTTCTGTTTGGGCGTGTGGAATGTCCAGCTTCCGTTTACATAGAGATCCCATCGGATCAGCTGTTCGCGCCGCATCCCTTCGCCCGTGAACTCGCGCCCGAGCTCTTTCAGAAATTCACCGTAAGGCACGGATACGCCGTCAA of the Alistipes senegalensis JC50 genome contains:
- a CDS encoding DUF4185 domain-containing protein; its protein translation is MLFLIAVLFLLPDCSSASDTEIPDPEPPGPEPVETGTLLPDNITLVARVTGRSESGETIPNPNRTDARFNIGRTDYSNMWDAGNGTVMCVFGDNFDYGGGNWKSNAIALSSDRDLTDGLYYSGMLMDGNAVKEIVVSRAKTGQYPDGSEYEVTCIPTGGIAVGTRQYLNYMSVHDWTPTGDNDYWSVNYSEIVYSDNYGAAWTRSGVKWNADSNFTQIAYLKENGLVYMYGTHSGRYGNVYLARVSETKLLDKSAYEYWTGGGWERDEQAAEPVARGTASEMTVAYNSRYKRYMMMYLSVNQRAIVYRDAPSPEGDWSGEKIIMYEDGNALYAPYIHPWFNEDDELWFVISHAVPTWNVFLMRADLDWDQAGINLLAEGGFEEHPTQALSYKTMWHMNAAALTSRDAHSGKIACRFSNTNSGEWQDVCTQTVSLQQNADYTVECWVKSEEALPEGAYVGVRLPDGTIHDITGTARAGEWTRFGCEFNAGQAVSADVFFGVWGAPGMTLTVDDICLKPVKTE